The genomic interval CAGTATAATGAATTCCATCCCAGTTTACTCTAGTTGATGGGTTCTTACAAGCGCCAACATAAATTTGGCTTCCATTGACAGTGATTGTTGTGCCACATCCTGCACTACTGTTATAGTTGTACTGACCACCATATCCACAACAAGCAACAAGTGGGAGCTCAAAACCTGCCAAAATTGGCCAGCAGTgatcaaaatgaccaaataattttgagttttcttcATGCACTAGCAAGTATGATTTTTCAAATGTGATAACATTATATTGCCGCGCAAAAGGTAACTAAATGCCACTTGTAATTTTggaacataaacacaacatcgAGATGTAAAAGAATTCATCCGGAATTTGAATATGAGTAATTGAGAATTTTCGGAGAATATTAATAGTGTTGAGACTTACCATACTTTTCGGTGTCCTTGAAAAGAGAGTACTTGACAGAATACACATCTACATAAGTGAATGCAGCCAAAGGAAGATCCTTCCTAAGTTGAACTACAGCCTGCTTCAGCTCGTGGTTGAAATGTTGAGCTACTTCATTGTAAGCCTTTGCACAGCCAACCTCATCTTTCTCAGCTGATGGGAATTTTACCAAAACGTAAGGCACACAGCCAATTGGCCCTGTATTGTGGATCCAAAATGATCTTGCCCCCAAATCATATATTTTCTACATAATCACAGATACAGTACATAACTtataaagaagaagattcGAATCAGCTTAAACCCAACATGTGATTATATTTTTGCTTGTCCTTTAAGAAATTGACAAATGCATACTTGTCTTACTGTTTTTGAAGGGGGTGGTTGGTAAATGGAAATGATTACCTTAATATTAGCTGAGAAACCAGGGATTATATCAGGAACAGAAGCATTGACTTCCTGTATAGTCTTGTTACTGAAAATTCCCTGGCCAAGATCATTCTGACCAATGTCGAATGTGTATAAAGCTTTGGAGAAGTACTCCTTCTTTGGCATCAAACTTGCAAAAATTCCCCCTAAAATCAAATGCGAGTCACATTCCTGGTAAAGCTGGGATTCATCTTCATATAATGTGATTCATAGATATCGGAATCGTCGGTACTCTACCTCGTTGCCTTATGAGTTGTGATCTGGACTTCAGTTGCCAGAACTGTACGtattgaatatcaaggaaGAAGGGACTAAATCCACCGGCTGGTAAAATGATCTCTGGAAGTCTGATAGTGGAAGCTGAAGTGGCGAAATTTGCACCATGCGAGAAATTGGTCCCGAGGGAATCCAGATAGGCACTTAGATAAGGGTGACCAATACTCTGCGCTGAACCAAAAAAATGATAATTTCACTCAATCAGGCATGTTATAAACCTTCTGATTATCTGAAAGTCTTTCGGATAAAACTGAAATTGTGAAATACAATCATATATCGAACTGCAGGTAGAACAACAAATGTCTGCAAAATTTATCCTTAAACTGGCCAATGGTAAATAATCTACTGATTAAACATCAAGGAAGGAGTGTCTGAAAACCCTTCTCGGTCTACCACTTTTGTGTACCAGACTACCAGTTGGACAATTCATCACAGAAGGTAAATTCGGATAGAAAAAACAATATTATCTTCCACAATGATATATGTCTGAAGAGAAACCATGAAAGAACTCACACTGAACATATGCGTGTGATATAACCCAATCATCTTTACATTGTAATATGCTAAATTGCTAATTGAGAACTGGCAATGAAGGGTATAAGAAGGAACATACCCAGGAAATCGACAATGAGTCTCCCATCTGAGAATCTTCCCACTGGCATATGAAAGTAAGTCTCTCCGAAAGGTGTAGGTGGGGGATAAATGGCTGCTGCCAATCCACCAGTATCTGAATTCGAGTCTCCGAAGTTGAAGAGGGCCGGAAACTTGCAGTCTTCcaaagccaaggcagggcttACAGTACTGATAGTAATCTGCAATAGAAGCATATAGGAGAAGAACAGAGAGATAGTAACTCTAGGAGAGTACTCCATAGTAGAGAAATAGCAAAAAGGACAGAGATGAGGACTAAGGTGTTGTGTAGTGTAATAAAAGAGGCAATGCATAATCTTTTAGAAGGCTGGTCTTTCATCTTTGTATTTTTGTCAAGGAAAAGGTCCAAGGGCCATCCTACCATGTTGAAAGTTTTAGAAGGCTGGTCTTTGTAGTTTAGGCTCTATTCGAGGTAAAGTTGCAAGGGCCGGCCAACCATGTTGAGAGCTACCAACAAGATCGATCACCAAAACGTGTGAATATATGTAGTTAATCTTAAGAACCCTCCTTAATTAGGTTCTCCTCATTAACAGGTTACAACACCAAGTCCTCAACTCCAAGGAACAAGACGAGATCATAAGGCAACTGTCTCTCTAGGGATTGTGAAAGCCTTTCGGCCAACAGGTCCTTGATTGCCAAACTCCAGCACTCTATGCTTCTATAGCGCATAATTCTTTGCCAAAATACAAAATTTGAGTGGCTAAATATATTGTGCTCTATGGCTGAGTTTAAGACAACAAAATTACAACTATGTTTGGCCAGCTAGAATTATCTACTTATTCTGAAACATAATTGATTTCGAACTCCTGCGATAAGTAATCTAAAAGATCATTATTTCACCAAGATCTTTAGTTCAAACTTCTATGACATGCTTTTTTCAAGGGCAGAGGTGGATCTGAAAATGCTCTAgttgaaattttgtaaaaaataaatttcgcAGATGCCTCGGTGTAATGACCACCGTCCCAGTTCACTCTAGTTGAGGGGTTTTTGCATGAGCCAACCAAGATTTGGGTTCCGTTGAATGTGATTGTTGTACTATAATGTTTCTAAAAGCTGCATACGCACATGTAAGGCGGGGGTAAATTAATGATTCTTGTCCTTTAAAAAAGAGTTAGATCAAGCACATGCCCtcggtaaaaaaaaatagttttgtGGGGTAAATGGAGGTAAATGCTAATGATTAGCTTAATATTAGTTGATAAACCTGTGATCATATCAGGAATAGCTGCATTTACTTATGTCACCAAAAATTTCCTTGAGCTAGACCATGTCTTTGATAAAACTAGATGAGAGACAAACTCTAATCAATAATGAAGCACACGCCTAGCTAATTAGTTTTAACCTAAGTAGCTGTGGATAAGCTCTTCAACCAGATCCAGTGATATATCCCAACTACATTTTCTCTCCTCATTATGTTTACACATAAAAATGCAGTTCAAATTCATCAAGAAATGATTGTCTAGAAAATATCTCGGGCCTACCACTTTGTGTACGTCTCGAAGTTTGATAATTCAAACTCTAGAAAGCAGTAATTGCTTCTACAACCATGTATGGTTGAAATGTCAACTAGGAAGAACAGGAATTCAAACACTAGAAGAGCAGTTATTGCTTCTACAATCATGCATATATGTTTGAAATGTCGAGTTGTCGACTAGGAAGAACAGGAACTCTAACAGAACCATGCATGGCATATTATACAAACctataaatgaaaatttaatatgaagataacaaaaaaataccTAGGAAGTCGATAATGAGTCTTCCATCAGAGAATCTTCAGGCTGGCATACCGAAATAGGTTTCTCCACAAGGTGTGGGTAGTGGTAGAAGGGATGCAGCAGAGTCTCCGAAGTTGAAAATGGCTGCAAATTAAATTAACTCGCAGTCTTTCAAAGCCAAGGCAGGGATAACAGTACTACTGATAGTAAGCAATATAAGCATATAGGAGCAGAACAGAGAAATCACGGTGGAGAAGTACCAAAAGAGAGATGCACATGAGAGCTGAGCTGTGTCTGTTTTTTAGTGTACGAGTCAAGAGTAGTGTTCAGTCGGTCGATCCCTCATCTTCTTCCGTTTTGTTCTCTCTGTCATATTTTCCCCTTCTCTCAGAGCACGGTTACAAATTTGTCTAGATTATCTAAGTAATTAATCTTTTGACCAAGACAGTGACATTCATGCACGAGTTTGAGGTTTTAACTTGCAGTAAAGGATTGTTAAGGTCTGAATTTGAGTAAGCAGGCGTTCAGATGTATTGGCCTTGTGCTGCTATGACCTAAGCCTCAGTTTagacgtaaaaataaaaatttacagaGGGGCAAATTGATAGGCGCAAAAACACCTACAAAAATATCAtgttatcaaattaattatatcaatatagtaaatggtaaatagggaTCATTACCCGCAGATGATTAGTGAAACTAAGACTTAAAAATACAAACAAACGcgtaaattaaaaatttggcAGACTCGATCTAGGAACGGAAACCGAATTAATTAGCTAATCTAGACTCAACAAAAAATTACGAAATTAAATAGACACTAACTAGACACAGTGACGGACTAACACACAAATTTTAAGGGTATTCGGAATTGGTTTGATTagtgaacaaaaataaataagacaaAAGTACTACTGATAAcagaatattaaaaaataaatatggatgtaaatatgagaaaaacaaTAACTAAGAACTTCTCTCCACCACTAAATATGCTTCAATCACCCCTAACAATGTCAAAAATTATAGATGAATGCACTCACAGTTAAGCCAATATCGTTAGGTCATTAACTGTATTACGTTCTCTTACTTGTCATATTAAGCGAAATGTCGGTATCTAGaccaaaaataattaaatcatgaAGTTTTAAGAACGTTTGAGTAACAACAAAGAATCTAAGGTCAATGTCGGTAGCCTTAAATTACTAAGGAATCACTTCACACAAGTACATGCAAAGAACTTCTTATCTCTCATAGAATATGCAACGATATGTCGGTTATATACATATTCAAGATAATAAAATcctaaaacatgcatcaaagtatcgACTCAATGAGACATGTAATACaattatcaatgaacaatcagtgaagaaattctcatctaaaattatataaatcaattggaGTTTGAAATCGAAGACATATCTAAAGCTTTGATTAGCCCCTAACTATCAAGGAATTTAGAtacacataatcttgaataaaagcatcaaagatacatgagagatgaattaaatgagaagagacccaacttcctttttcttgtggAGGCTTGATGAAATTTTAGCACCTTGATGAGATGTGAGTTGTAACTTGAGGAGATTGAAAGTGACTTCGCTTCGGCTCTCTATGTCCGTTTTCTCCCATTTctcttattttcttctctctatttttttcttcccccccccccctctctctctctctctctcttggtTGGTTGTGAAAAAAATGGTGTATGgagatggtgatgatggagGTTTTTGTATAGAAGAATTGTGGtggaaaaagtagagaaaagtgagagataATGATGTATTGAGTGGGGTGAGTGATCATGAAAAGAAGTGGAatgaagtgggtgatcatgaaaTAAGTAAATGATCATGGAGAGAAGTGAGTTATAAAGAAGGAAGTAAGTGGTCATGAAAAGAATTGTGTGATCATAGAATGAAGTGGAAGGAAATTGGTGATTATGAAAGAAGTGAATGATCATGGAGGAAATAAGTGATAAAAAAAGTAGCGATGGACATATAGGTGATGATtacattcaaaataaaatcagatttttgcataatatagGTGTAGATTTTTGGACAATAGGGATTcatgattttgtgagaaaaagagaaaaataatgtagttaaatctcaactaaaaagatgagatCTAGTTGTGATAGAACAATGTGTTGTTCCTCTATAAATTGGTGGTGCTCAGAAAATTACcggaatttcatatttttcttttcttctttattccatttcaaaatacctaaaaacaaataaaattaattaaaaatataaaaacataacGAATCAACTTTTAACTTATTGTGAAACATAATTTCTTATCTTTAACTCATACGTAATATAAACGAGACAGCACATTTATTTCACTAAGTTCTTATTTAGGTTCAAAGTTCGATCAAAACTCCTGTGACAAGCTTGTTTGAAAGGCAGAGGTGCATCTGAATATGCTCCGGTtgaaattttatcaaaaataaattttgcaGCTGCCTCGGTGTAGTGAATACCATCCCAGTTCACTCTCTTTGAGGGGTTTTTGCATGAACCAACAAAGACTTGGCTACCATTGACTGTAATTGTTGCTCCACATTCTGCACTACTGTTATAGTTGTATTTACCACCACCATAGCCACAACAAGCAACAAGTGGGAGCTCAAATCCTGCCAAAAAATGCCAGCAGTTGGTTTATACAATTCAAGCGAGTGAATCCGTGAATTCAAAATGTCAAGAAGATTTGTACCAGATTCGTAATGCTTATATATCAACTTACCATACTTTTTGGGTTCCTTGAAAAGAGAGTACTTGACAGAATACACATCTACATAAGTGAATGCAGCCAAAGGCAGATCCTTCCTGAGTTGAACTACAGCCTGCTTCAGCTGGTGGTTAAAATGTTGAGCTACTTCATTGTAGGCCTTTGCACAGCCAACCTCATCTTTCTCAGCTGATGGGAAGTTTGCCGCAATGTATGGTAGGCAGCCAACCGGCCCCGTGTTATGGATCCAAAATGACCTTGCTCCCAAACCATATATTTTCTACATCAGCACAAATATAGAATGAACAACTATTATTACAACATATGAATTTAATCAACTTCAACATGTAACCATTGTTGCTTGTGTTTTAAGAAACCTTCAGCAAAAGAAATCAACTTTGTGGGATAAATTGACAAGCTTTTCCTCAAAGAGGTGGTTGATAGTTGGTAATACTAATGATTACCTTAA from Argentina anserina chromosome 2, drPotAnse1.1, whole genome shotgun sequence carries:
- the LOC126784383 gene encoding esterase-like, with amino-acid sequence MEYSPRVTISLFFSYMLLLQITISTVSPALALEDCKFPALFNFGDSNSDTGGLAAAIYPPPTPFGETYFHMPVGRFSDGRLIVDFLAQSIGHPYLSAYLDSLGTNFSHGANFATSASTIRLPEIILPAGGFSPFFLDIQYVQFWQLKSRSQLIRQRGGIFASLMPKKEYFSKALYTFDIGQNDLGQGIFSNKTIQEVNASVPDIIPGFSANIKKIYDLGARSFWIHNTGPIGCVPYVLVKFPSAEKDEVGCAKAYNEVAQHFNHELKQAVVQLRKDLPLAAFTYVDVYSVKYSLFKDTEKYGFELPLVACCGYGGQYNYNSSAGCGTTITVNGSQIYVGACKNPSTRVNWDGIHYTEAAAKFVFDKISTGAYSDPPLPLKQACHRS